A section of the Pseudorasbora parva isolate DD20220531a chromosome 2, ASM2467924v1, whole genome shotgun sequence genome encodes:
- the LOC137089519 gene encoding uncharacterized protein, with protein METPSRHPLADLVQSLAGLHQETHQDLRAVREEQQKRFEALLQAQHEDRELFRSWMDREVQASPKPTSDSAATIALSKMGPMDDPEAFIDLFERSAAARDWPKEDWPMRLLPLLSGEAQVAAHQLPVKNLLVYDDLKRAILQRVGRTPEQHRQRFRTLALEESGRPFIFAHQLRDSCRKWLMAGECDAEGIIDRVVLEQFVARLPRKTAQWVQCHRPASLDQAIQLAEDQMVACHGVGEPLPAASLSLSSLSLSPPNPAPSLSKPVPAPRSRAGVPPRPAPRWRTGPAAETAATPRPAARGGGSLDPFPGSLSPSLSPRQGLDPLPATRAAGRPGPACWRCGDPGHFIDRCPMMDVGTLVRVPDAPQAAPDQAGLYQIPTDASDRGLGAVLSQEVEGEERPVLYISRKLSKREAVYSTIEKECLAIRWAVLTLRYYLLGREFTLCSDHAPLQWLHRMKDTNARITRWYLALQPFKFKVVHRPGAQMAVADFLSRRGGGGGEAAGRMAPRPESGGGVVGVERRLISHSRERRGRESLDWDSERSLSGE; from the exons ATGGAAACTCCATCCCGCCACCCACTTGCGGACCTAGTGCAATCGCTCGCGGGCCTCCACCAGGAGACTCATCAAGATCTGCGGGCCGTCAGGGAGGAGCAGCAAAAAAGATTTGAGGCGCTCCTCCAGGCCCAGCATGAGGACCGCGagctgttccggagctggatggaccgggaggttcagGCCAGTCCCAAACCCACCAGCGACTCAGCCGCCACCATCGCGCTCTCGAAGATGGGACCGATGGACGACCCGGAGGCGTTCATCGACCTCTTCGAGAGGTCCGCCGCCGCTCGGGACTGGCCCAAGGAGGACTGGCCAATGCGGCTCCTGCCCCTGCTATCGGGAGAGGCGCAGGTAGCCGCCCACCAACTGCCAGTCAAGAACCTCCTGGTCTACGACGACCTCAAGCGCGCCATCCtgcagcgggtcggccggacacCGGAACAGCACCGCCAGCGGTTCCGGACACTGGCGCTCGAAGAGTCCGGCCGGCCCTTCATCTTCGCgcaccagctccgggactcgtgccGCAAGTGGCTGATGGCCGGAGAATGCGACGCCGAGGGGATCATCGATCgcgtggtgctggagcagttcgtCGCGCGGCTTCCGAGGAAGACCGcgcagtgggtccagtgccaccgcccGGCGTCGCTGGACCAGGCCATCCAGTTGGCGGAAGACCAGATGGTGGCGTGCCacggggtcggcgagcccttgCCAgcggcttctctctctctctcttctctctctctctctcctcctaaCCCCGCCCCGTCTCTCTCTAAACCTGTCCCCGCTCCCAGGTCCAGAGCTGGAGTGCCGCCCCGGCCGGCGCCGAGGTGGAGAACGGGGCCCGCGGCCGAGACAGCGGCGACTCCCCGGCCGGCGGCCCGGGGAGGAGGGAGCCTAGATCCCTTCCCGGGATCCTTATCTCCGTCCCTCTCTCCACGCCAAGGGCTGGACCCACTTCCAGCCACTAGGGCGGCGGGGAGGCCTGGGCCGGCTTGTTGGCGCTGTGGGGACCCGGGACACTTTATTGATCGGTGTCCGATGATGGATGTGGGGACGCTGGTCCGGGTCCCCGACGCGCCACAAGCCGCCCCCGATCAAGCTGGCCTGTACCAGATAccc accgacgcgtcggacagggggttgGGCGCCGTCCtgtcccaggaggtggagggtgaggaacggccggtgctgtacatcagCCGTAAGCTCTCTAAGAGGGAGGCGgtgtacagcaccatagagaaagAATGTTtagccatcaggtgggccgtcctCACCCTTcgctactacctcctggggcgggagttcaccctctgttcggaccacgcccCTCTgcagtggctccaccgcatgaaggataccaacgcgcggatcacccggtGGTATCTAGCTTTACAGCCATTtaaattcaaggtggtccacaggccgggtgctcagatggctgtggctgaCTTCCTCTCccggaggggggggggggggggggaggctgcaggccggatggctccccggcctgagtcgggcggtgggg TagttggcgtggagagacggcttataagccacagcagagagagacgagggagagagagtttGGACTGGGACTCGGAGCGCAGCCTGTCTGGAGAGTGA
- the LOC137053589 gene encoding uncharacterized protein has protein sequence MTTPTPSATPFADIITSLAALHQEQHQSMLELRADQERRFEAIVRGQQEDRERFRSWIDREVRTEAAGLASAPVHVPLHKMGPQDDPEAFIDLFQKAAEACGWPRAQWPVRLIPLLTGEAQAAAQQLPVANLLDYEDLKRAIIQRVGRTPEQHRQRFRSLEWGETGRPFAMAHQLRDACRKWLLAGGSDVDHIVDLVVLEQFITRLPKKTAEWVQCHRPTSLTTAINLAEDHLVACPGVGEPRLTSPSLSPPSVSPSHPVPLPRSRPPGPPRIPPRGRGGMGPGQYGSSRAPPRGAGLLGSGGDNGSGSTPPPRSYSNPLPAGAAGRPGLACWRCGDPDHFVDRCPMMDIGTMIRVPDVQRATPDQAGEYQVP, from the exons atgactactccaacgccctccgccacgccgtttgcggacattatcacctctctcgcggccctccaccaggaacaacatcagtccatgctggagctgcgggcggaccaggagcgtcgattcgaggccatcgtccgcggccagcaagaggaccgcgagaggttccggagctggatagaccgggaggttcgcaccgaagccgccgggctcgccagcgcaccggtccacgtgcccctacacaagatggggccacaggacgatcccgaggccttcattGACCTATTCCAAAAAgcggcggaggcctgcgggtggccccgggcacagtggccggtgcgccttatTCCACTGCTCaccggagaagcccaggcggccgcccaacaactgccggtggcgaacctcctggattacgaagatctgaagagggccatcatccagcgggtcggtcgGACCCCCGAACAGCACCGTCAGCGTTTCCGCTCGCTAGAGTGGGGGGAGACCGGccggcccttcgcgatggcccaccagctccgggacgcctgccgcaaatggctattggccggtggaagcgacgtggaccacatcgtcgatctggtggtactggagcagttcatcactcggctacccaagaagaccgccgagtgggtccagtgccaccggcccacgtcgctgacgacggccatcaacctggcggaggaccatctggtggcgtgcccaggggtcggcgaaccccgactaacctctccctctctctctcccccctctgtctctccttctcaccctgtccctctccctaggtcccgccctccagggccccctcgcattccccccagaggtcggggtggaatgggcccagggcagtacgggagttcgagggccccgcccaggggggcggggctgctggggtcgggcggggataacggttccggttccaccccccctccgcgctcatattccaacccactccccgcaggggcggcgggcaggcctgggctggcctgctggcggtgcggcgacccggaccattttgtggaccgatgtccaatgatggacatcgggacaatgatccgggtcccggacgtTCAGCGGGccacccctgatcaagcaggagagtaccaagttcct taa